In Carya illinoinensis cultivar Pawnee chromosome 9, C.illinoinensisPawnee_v1, whole genome shotgun sequence, the following are encoded in one genomic region:
- the LOC122275714 gene encoding protein ABHD11 isoform X2, with amino-acid sequence MARTLRNKQGFHLLNRALNSPTPAHRLGTTTPLQTLAYEEVQASAETKCNLTAFVLHGLLGSGRNWKSFSRNLVSTLSNSSPSSEWRMVLVDLRNHGRSAGIEGLEPPHDLVNAANDLANLIKARGWAWPDVVIGHSLGGKVALQFSESCARGDYEQLWVLDSVPGEVSPENSDAEVEKVLLTLQGLPSSIPSRKWLVSHMIELGFSKSLSEWIGSNLNKSGEHETWAFNLEGAVQMFNSYREKSYWSLLEHPPKGMEISIVRAENSDRWDLDVIQRLESLANQGGDECEGKVSVRVLPNSGHWVHADNPKGLLEIIAPKLASLTSNIG; translated from the exons ATGGCGAGAACTCTGAGAAACAAACAGGGTTTCCACCTCCTGAATCGGGCCCTGAACTCACCCACTCCAGCTCATCGTCTTGGAACCACAACACCTCTGCAAACCCTAGCTTACGAAGAAGTCCAAGCTTCGGCGGAGACAAAGTGTAACTTAACGGCGTTTGTTCTTCATGGCCTCTTGGGATCTGGCAGAAATTGGAAATCTTTCTCTCGAAATCTCGTTTCCACTCTCTCCAACTCCTCTCCTTCATCTg AATGGAGAATGGTGCTTGTGGATTTAAGAAACCATGGGAGATCAGCTGGGATAGAAGGCCTAGAACCACCTCATGACTTGGTCAATGCGGCCAATGATTTGGCTAATTTAATAAAAGCTCGAGGATGGGCTTGGCCTGATGTTGTTATAGGCCACTCCCTGGGTGGTAAGGTTGCGCTTCAGTTTTCAGAGAGTTGTGCTCGTGGCGACTATG AACAGCTGTGGGTACTGGATTCCGTGCCTGGTGAGGTGAGCCCTGAAAACAGTGACGCGGAAGTTGAGAAGGTGTTGCTGACGTTACAGGGCTTGCCCTCATCAATCCCTTCACGAAA GTGGCTTGTGAGTCATATGATTGAACTTGGGTTCTCGAAGTCATTGTCAGAATGGATAGGCAGTAACCTCAATAAATCTGGAGAGCATGAGACATGGGCATTTAATCTAGAAGGCGCTGTGCAAATGTTCAATTCGTACAG GGAGAAGTCTTATTGGTCTCTTTTGGAGCATCCACCAAAAGGCATGGAGATTTCAATTGTGCGAGCAGAGAACAGTGACAGGTGGGACTTAGATGTGATCCAGCGGCTTGAAAGCCTTGCCAATCAGGGAGGAGATGAATGTGAAGGGAAGGTTTCTGTCCGCGTTCTGCCCAATTCAGGCCACTGGGTTCACGCGGACAATCCAAAGGGACTTTTAGAGATTATTGCTCCAAAGCTTGCATCTCTGACATCTAATATCGGTTGA
- the LOC122275714 gene encoding protein ABHD11 isoform X1, translating into MARTLRNKQGFHLLNRALNSPTPAHRLGTTTPLQTLAYEEVQASAETKCNLTAFVLHGLLGSGRNWKSFSRNLVSTLSNSSPSSEWRMVLVDLRNHGRSAGIEGLEPPHDLVNAANDLANLIKARGWAWPDVVIGHSLGGKVALQFSESCARGDYGESIALPKQLWVLDSVPGEVSPENSDAEVEKVLLTLQGLPSSIPSRKWLVSHMIELGFSKSLSEWIGSNLNKSGEHETWAFNLEGAVQMFNSYREKSYWSLLEHPPKGMEISIVRAENSDRWDLDVIQRLESLANQGGDECEGKVSVRVLPNSGHWVHADNPKGLLEIIAPKLASLTSNIG; encoded by the exons ATGGCGAGAACTCTGAGAAACAAACAGGGTTTCCACCTCCTGAATCGGGCCCTGAACTCACCCACTCCAGCTCATCGTCTTGGAACCACAACACCTCTGCAAACCCTAGCTTACGAAGAAGTCCAAGCTTCGGCGGAGACAAAGTGTAACTTAACGGCGTTTGTTCTTCATGGCCTCTTGGGATCTGGCAGAAATTGGAAATCTTTCTCTCGAAATCTCGTTTCCACTCTCTCCAACTCCTCTCCTTCATCTg AATGGAGAATGGTGCTTGTGGATTTAAGAAACCATGGGAGATCAGCTGGGATAGAAGGCCTAGAACCACCTCATGACTTGGTCAATGCGGCCAATGATTTGGCTAATTTAATAAAAGCTCGAGGATGGGCTTGGCCTGATGTTGTTATAGGCCACTCCCTGGGTGGTAAGGTTGCGCTTCAGTTTTCAGAGAGTTGTGCTCGTGGCGACTATGGTGAATCTATTGCTTTGCCCAAACAG CTGTGGGTACTGGATTCCGTGCCTGGTGAGGTGAGCCCTGAAAACAGTGACGCGGAAGTTGAGAAGGTGTTGCTGACGTTACAGGGCTTGCCCTCATCAATCCCTTCACGAAA GTGGCTTGTGAGTCATATGATTGAACTTGGGTTCTCGAAGTCATTGTCAGAATGGATAGGCAGTAACCTCAATAAATCTGGAGAGCATGAGACATGGGCATTTAATCTAGAAGGCGCTGTGCAAATGTTCAATTCGTACAG GGAGAAGTCTTATTGGTCTCTTTTGGAGCATCCACCAAAAGGCATGGAGATTTCAATTGTGCGAGCAGAGAACAGTGACAGGTGGGACTTAGATGTGATCCAGCGGCTTGAAAGCCTTGCCAATCAGGGAGGAGATGAATGTGAAGGGAAGGTTTCTGTCCGCGTTCTGCCCAATTCAGGCCACTGGGTTCACGCGGACAATCCAAAGGGACTTTTAGAGATTATTGCTCCAAAGCTTGCATCTCTGACATCTAATATCGGTTGA
- the LOC122275715 gene encoding protein ORANGE-LIKE, chloroplastic-like, whose amino-acid sequence MATSSLYSHLLYLPSPPKLGSSKSLFFSSSCGGNAKPFVLFKGTASSRTRIASSSSAKDASSDNIPSNFCIIEGPETVQDFVQMQVQEIQNNIRSRRNKIFLLMEELRRLRVQERIKAVEVINESDEEEANHEMPDIPSSIPFLSHVTPKTLKQLYLTSLSFISGIILFGGLIAPTLELKLGLGGTSYEYFIRNMHLPLQLSMVDPIVASFSGGAVGVISALMLIEANNVEQQEKKKCKYCHGTGYLACARCSASGVCLSINPLSLSSASGRPLQVPTAERCPNCSSAGKVMCPTCLCTGMLMASEHDPRIDPFD is encoded by the exons ATGGCTACTTCCTCTCTGTACTCTCATCTTCTTTATCTGCCATCTCCTCCGAAGCTGGGTTCTTCCAAATCCctatttttctcttcctcttgcgGTGGAAATGCGAAACCTTTCGTTTTATTCAAAGGCACAGCCTCCTCCCGGACTCGCATcgcctcttcttcttctgcaaAGGACGCCTCCAGCGATAACATTCCTAG CAATTTCTGCATCATAGAAGGTCCGGAAACTGTTCAGGATTTCGTTCAGATGCAAGTGCAGGAAATTCAAAATAACATAAGGAGTAGACGCAATAAGATCTTTCTCCTCATGGAAGAG TTAAGGAGATTACGGGTACAAGAACGCATCAAGGCTGTGGAAGTGATCAATGAGAGCGACGAGGAAGAAGCAAATCATGAGATGCCTGACATTCCATCTTCTATTCCTTTCCTTTCTCATGTG ACGCCGAAGACGTTGAAGCAGCTGTATTTGACTAGCTTATCATTTATATCTGGGATAATCCTATTCGGTGGCCTTATTGCACCAACA TTGGAGTTAAAATTAGGTTTGGGCGGCACCTCGTATGAATATTTCATACGCAATATGCATTTGCCTTTGCAACTAAG CATGGTTGATCCCATTGTGGCATCCTTTTCGGGTGGGGCTGTGGGTGTCATTTCAGCTTTGATGTTAATTGAAGCCAACAATGTAGAGCagcaagagaagaaaaaatgcAAATATTGCCATGGAACTG GTTATTTGGCCTGTGCTCGATGTTCTGCAAGCGGTGTATGCTTGAGTATCAATCCTCTCTCACTTTCCTCTGCTTCTGGTCGCCCTTTGCAAGTGCCAACAGCTGAAAGGTGTCCAAATTGCTCCAGTGCAGGGAAG GTAATGTGCCCGACTTGCCTGTGCACTGGGATGTTGATGGCCAGTGAACATGACCCACGAATAGATCCATTTGATTGA
- the LOC122275025 gene encoding uncharacterized protein LOC122275025, whose translation MPYAARLLPHPLRVNWHVQLSSPSPIAVSRSPLLAAGWIKDRFPGKLCQLSCRRSLTSMPKSSPESDGIVPADDAEDGVSLGTLKLPSNTDLQRFESLLFQWANSLCQGANLPLPVPLKVDKVPGGTRLGFISIGDGKTEVLVYIDCLVYPATANDTGPIFRAIRNGPLKDQSPPGEPRIMRSLLQALQKSVEIARV comes from the exons ATGCCCTACGCTGCGAGGCTACTGCCCCATCCCTTACGTGTCAATTGGCACGTGCAGCTCTCCTCTCCTTCCCCTATTGCGGTTTCCCGTTCACCGTTACTCGCTGCCGGTTGGATCAAAGACCGCTTTCCCGGTAAGCTCTGCCAACTCTCCTGCCGACGGAGTCTTACGTCAATGCCCAAGTCTTCACCGGAAAGTGACGGCATTGTGCCTGCCGACGATGCCGAAGACGGTGTCTCCTTGGGTACTTTGAAACTGCCTTCTAATACTGATCTTCAGCGATTCGAGTCCTTGCTCTTCCAG TGGGCCAACAGTCTTTGCCAAGGAGCTAATCTGCCACTTCCCGTACCTTTGAAG GTAGACAAAGTACCTGGTGGAACCAGACTGGGTTTTATTTCAATCGGTGATGGAAAGACCGAGGTGCTTGTGTACATAGATTGCTTGGTTTATCCGGCAACTGCTAATGATACAGGTCCAATTTTCCGAGCAATAAGAAATGGACCCTTAAAGGATCAGTCACCCCCTGGTGAGCCCAGAATCATGAGAAGTCTTCTACAAGCCCTACAAAAGTCAGTTGAGATTGCCAGAGTGTGA
- the LOC122276387 gene encoding sorting nexin 1 isoform X2, translated as MIATRSVSGSSQSPRSPSSQPYLSVSVTDPVKLGNGVQAYISYRVITKTNLPEYQGPEKIVIRRYSDFVWLRDRLFEKYKGIFIPPLPEKSAVEKFRFSAEFIEMRRQALDIFVNRIASHHELQQSEDLRTFLQADEETMERLRSQETGIFKKKPADLMQIFKDVQSKVSDVVLGKEKPVEESNPEYEKLKHYIFELENHLAEAQKHAYRLVKRHRELGQSLSDFGKAVKLLGACEGNSLGKAFSELGTKSETLSVKLQKEAHQLLMNFEEPLKDYVRAVQSIKATIAERANAFRRQCELAETTKLKEINLNKLTLMRSDKVGEAEIEYQELKAESEEATRMFEMIVRLMNEEIVRFQEQKTLDMGIAFHEFAKGQARLANGIANAWRSLIPKLEACSSSS; from the exons ATGATTGCCACG AGGAGTGTATCGGGGTCTTCTCAGAGCCCTAGATCTCCGTCTTCGCAACCGTATCTTTCCGTCTCAGTGACTGATCCTGTGAAATTGGGCAATGGTGTCCAAGCCTATATCTCCTACCGAGTTATCACGAAG ACAAATTTACCTGAATACCAAGGCCCAGAGAAGATTGTTATTCGACGTTACAGTGATTTTGTTTGGTTACGTGATCGTCTTTTTGAGAAGTACAAAGGCATTTTTATCCCTCCTCTTCCAGAGAAAAGTGCTGTAG AGAAGTTTCGTTTCAGTGCTGAGTTCATTGAGATGAGGCGTCAAGCTTTGGATATATTTGTTAATCGTATAGCTTCGCATCATGAGCTTCAGCAAAGTGAGGATCTGAGAACCTTCTTGCAGGCAGATGAAGAG ACAATGGAGAGGTTAAGGTCACAAGAGACTggtatttttaagaaaaagccAGCTGATTTGATGCAAATCTTCAAG GATGTACAATCTAAAGTGAGCGATGTTGTTCTTGGGAAGGAAAAGCCAGTGGAAGAGTCAAATCCTGAATATGAGAAGCTGAAGCACTACATTTTTGAGCTTGAGAACCACTTAGCTGAAGCTCAGAAGCATGCATATCGTCTTGTAAAGAGGCACAGAG AGCTGGGGCAATCTTTGTCAGACTTTGGGAAGGCAGTGAAACTCCTTGGTGCTTGTGAAGGAAATTCTCTAGGGAAGGCATTTTCTGAGCTTGGGACAAAATCAGAGACGTTATCAGTTAAGCTGCAAAAGGAG GCGCACCAGCTCTTGATGAACTTTGAAGAACCCTTGAAAGATTACGTTCGCGCTGTGCAATCTATTAAG GCAACTATAGCAGAGAGGGCCAATGCCTTTAGGCGACAATGTGAACTGGCTGAAACAACAAAGTTGAAAGAGATAAATCT TAACAAACTCACACTAATGCGTTCTGATAAGGTGGGGGAGGCAGAGATCGAGTATCAGGAG TTGAAGGCAGAAAGCGAGGAAGCAACGAGAATGTTTGAGATGATTGTACGACTGATGAATGAAGAGATTGTGCGCTTTCAGGAACAAAAAACTTTAGATATGGGGATTGCTTTTCACGAATTTGCAAAAGGACAGGCACGTCTGGCAAATGGTATTGCAAATGCTTGGCGAAGTCTTATTCCTAAGCTTGAAGCCTGTTCCTCCTCCTCTTGA
- the LOC122276387 gene encoding sorting nexin 1 isoform X3 has translation MIATQRSVSGSSQSPRSPSSQPYLSVSVTDPVKLGNGVQAYISYRVITKTNLPEYQGPEKIVIRRYSDFVWLRDRLFEKYKGIFIPPLPEKSAVEKFRFSAEFIEMRRQALDIFVNRIASHHELQQSEDLRTFLQADEEDVQSKVSDVVLGKEKPVEESNPEYEKLKHYIFELENHLAEAQKHAYRLVKRHRELGQSLSDFGKAVKLLGACEGNSLGKAFSELGTKSETLSVKLQKEAHQLLMNFEEPLKDYVRAVQSIKATIAERANAFRRQCELAETTKLKEINLNKLTLMRSDKVGEAEIEYQELKAESEEATRMFEMIVRLMNEEIVRFQEQKTLDMGIAFHEFAKGQARLANGIANAWRSLIPKLEACSSSS, from the exons ATGATTGCCACG CAGAGGAGTGTATCGGGGTCTTCTCAGAGCCCTAGATCTCCGTCTTCGCAACCGTATCTTTCCGTCTCAGTGACTGATCCTGTGAAATTGGGCAATGGTGTCCAAGCCTATATCTCCTACCGAGTTATCACGAAG ACAAATTTACCTGAATACCAAGGCCCAGAGAAGATTGTTATTCGACGTTACAGTGATTTTGTTTGGTTACGTGATCGTCTTTTTGAGAAGTACAAAGGCATTTTTATCCCTCCTCTTCCAGAGAAAAGTGCTGTAG AGAAGTTTCGTTTCAGTGCTGAGTTCATTGAGATGAGGCGTCAAGCTTTGGATATATTTGTTAATCGTATAGCTTCGCATCATGAGCTTCAGCAAAGTGAGGATCTGAGAACCTTCTTGCAGGCAGATGAAGAG GATGTACAATCTAAAGTGAGCGATGTTGTTCTTGGGAAGGAAAAGCCAGTGGAAGAGTCAAATCCTGAATATGAGAAGCTGAAGCACTACATTTTTGAGCTTGAGAACCACTTAGCTGAAGCTCAGAAGCATGCATATCGTCTTGTAAAGAGGCACAGAG AGCTGGGGCAATCTTTGTCAGACTTTGGGAAGGCAGTGAAACTCCTTGGTGCTTGTGAAGGAAATTCTCTAGGGAAGGCATTTTCTGAGCTTGGGACAAAATCAGAGACGTTATCAGTTAAGCTGCAAAAGGAG GCGCACCAGCTCTTGATGAACTTTGAAGAACCCTTGAAAGATTACGTTCGCGCTGTGCAATCTATTAAG GCAACTATAGCAGAGAGGGCCAATGCCTTTAGGCGACAATGTGAACTGGCTGAAACAACAAAGTTGAAAGAGATAAATCT TAACAAACTCACACTAATGCGTTCTGATAAGGTGGGGGAGGCAGAGATCGAGTATCAGGAG TTGAAGGCAGAAAGCGAGGAAGCAACGAGAATGTTTGAGATGATTGTACGACTGATGAATGAAGAGATTGTGCGCTTTCAGGAACAAAAAACTTTAGATATGGGGATTGCTTTTCACGAATTTGCAAAAGGACAGGCACGTCTGGCAAATGGTATTGCAAATGCTTGGCGAAGTCTTATTCCTAAGCTTGAAGCCTGTTCCTCCTCCTCTTGA
- the LOC122276387 gene encoding sorting nexin 1 isoform X1: MIATQRSVSGSSQSPRSPSSQPYLSVSVTDPVKLGNGVQAYISYRVITKTNLPEYQGPEKIVIRRYSDFVWLRDRLFEKYKGIFIPPLPEKSAVEKFRFSAEFIEMRRQALDIFVNRIASHHELQQSEDLRTFLQADEETMERLRSQETGIFKKKPADLMQIFKDVQSKVSDVVLGKEKPVEESNPEYEKLKHYIFELENHLAEAQKHAYRLVKRHRELGQSLSDFGKAVKLLGACEGNSLGKAFSELGTKSETLSVKLQKEAHQLLMNFEEPLKDYVRAVQSIKATIAERANAFRRQCELAETTKLKEINLNKLTLMRSDKVGEAEIEYQELKAESEEATRMFEMIVRLMNEEIVRFQEQKTLDMGIAFHEFAKGQARLANGIANAWRSLIPKLEACSSSS; encoded by the exons ATGATTGCCACG CAGAGGAGTGTATCGGGGTCTTCTCAGAGCCCTAGATCTCCGTCTTCGCAACCGTATCTTTCCGTCTCAGTGACTGATCCTGTGAAATTGGGCAATGGTGTCCAAGCCTATATCTCCTACCGAGTTATCACGAAG ACAAATTTACCTGAATACCAAGGCCCAGAGAAGATTGTTATTCGACGTTACAGTGATTTTGTTTGGTTACGTGATCGTCTTTTTGAGAAGTACAAAGGCATTTTTATCCCTCCTCTTCCAGAGAAAAGTGCTGTAG AGAAGTTTCGTTTCAGTGCTGAGTTCATTGAGATGAGGCGTCAAGCTTTGGATATATTTGTTAATCGTATAGCTTCGCATCATGAGCTTCAGCAAAGTGAGGATCTGAGAACCTTCTTGCAGGCAGATGAAGAG ACAATGGAGAGGTTAAGGTCACAAGAGACTggtatttttaagaaaaagccAGCTGATTTGATGCAAATCTTCAAG GATGTACAATCTAAAGTGAGCGATGTTGTTCTTGGGAAGGAAAAGCCAGTGGAAGAGTCAAATCCTGAATATGAGAAGCTGAAGCACTACATTTTTGAGCTTGAGAACCACTTAGCTGAAGCTCAGAAGCATGCATATCGTCTTGTAAAGAGGCACAGAG AGCTGGGGCAATCTTTGTCAGACTTTGGGAAGGCAGTGAAACTCCTTGGTGCTTGTGAAGGAAATTCTCTAGGGAAGGCATTTTCTGAGCTTGGGACAAAATCAGAGACGTTATCAGTTAAGCTGCAAAAGGAG GCGCACCAGCTCTTGATGAACTTTGAAGAACCCTTGAAAGATTACGTTCGCGCTGTGCAATCTATTAAG GCAACTATAGCAGAGAGGGCCAATGCCTTTAGGCGACAATGTGAACTGGCTGAAACAACAAAGTTGAAAGAGATAAATCT TAACAAACTCACACTAATGCGTTCTGATAAGGTGGGGGAGGCAGAGATCGAGTATCAGGAG TTGAAGGCAGAAAGCGAGGAAGCAACGAGAATGTTTGAGATGATTGTACGACTGATGAATGAAGAGATTGTGCGCTTTCAGGAACAAAAAACTTTAGATATGGGGATTGCTTTTCACGAATTTGCAAAAGGACAGGCACGTCTGGCAAATGGTATTGCAAATGCTTGGCGAAGTCTTATTCCTAAGCTTGAAGCCTGTTCCTCCTCCTCTTGA